The Candidatus Nomurabacteria bacterium genomic sequence TATCGCCAGAAGTACGGGGTTCAATCGGCCGCGAGATTATGAGCGTGCTTAATGCCTGCACAATTAACATGTCTTCGGAGCAGACCCTCCGAGAATTACAGCTTACTGTTGAACGACTGACGTTTGCTAGTGAGAATATAGGCGAGGACATGTCAATGACTGACGTGGATACTATCTTAGGGGGCGACGTATCTCCTGGCACTATGTCGTTTATTGCCTGGCTACATAAGCGAAACGCCATTCGCTTGTTGTTCGGAGAGAACGGGCGGATGCTGCTTTCGTTTTGCGTCAGGTACTATCGAAATGTGCAGCAGGTACGATGCAGTACGCCAATTCCTTTGCGAGAGTCGTTTCGTATAAAGCTACTAACACAATTACGTATATTGTATCCGGAACCGATAAACATCATATTTGAGACCGTACCCTCGCTTGTGGCGGGCTGTATCATCGATGATGGTCATAAGCGAGTTGACATGAGTTTACAGAGCAAGATACCAAAATTGGTTAGTCAGTACGTTGACGCCACTCGACCAGTTAGGACTGCGCCTCATGAATCCTAGTGTTGGTCGCGTTGAGTCTGTGCGCAGTGAGACGTGTGTCGTCAGTGGGCTAAATGGCGTAGGGCTGAGCAATGTCGTGACGTTTTCATCGGGGGCCACGGGTATTGTATTGGGGTTTGAGCACCAAACAGCACAAGTAGTAATGCTTGAAGCTTATGAGAAGGTCAAAAAGGGTGATTTGGTACGTATAATTTCTCAGTACCCCGTGATTACCGTAGGCCAAAAATTACTCGGGCGGGTAATTGACCCTCTAGGACGACCTCTTGATGGACATGGTGACATCGATACACTGGGTGCTGTGGTGCTACCGGTTGAAATTCCTGCGCGCCCCATCTTCCAGCGCGCAATCGTCGACAAACCCCTTCAGACTGGGTATACGCTCGTTGACTCGCAAATACCGATTGGTCTTGGTCAGCGTGAGCTTTTGGTAGGTGAAAGCAAATCCGGGCAAGTCGATGTGGCAATAGACATCATATGTAATCAGGCTCGCCTTAAAACAGATCTTATCTGCGTATATGTTGCGATAGATGCGGAAGTGGCAGTAACGAAGCGTAACGTAGAACGACTTGAACAGACTGGGGCGTTAAAACAGACGGTGGTGTTGTTTGGTCGTACTGCATCTGCGGCATCACTTAACTACATCACCCCCATGGTAGGCATGTCGATTGCTGAATGGTTCATGACGCAAGGAAAAAACGTTCTGATTGTGTTTGACGACATGTCTCGACACGCAAAGGTATATCGACAGCTCTCTTTACTGTTGAACAGGCCTGCAAGCCGCGAGGCGTATCCAGGAGACATCTTTTATCTGCACTCTCGTTTGCTTGAACGATGCGGAGCGTTTAATGAGCATGCAGGCGGAGGGACGATTACCGCGTTACCTATCGTTGAAACATCAACAGAAGAAGTAACCGACTATATCACCACTAACCTTATGTCGATAACCGACGGTCACGTGCTGTTCCGACGAGCACTGGCAAACAAGGGCTTGCGCCCACCAATAGACAGTGGATTCTCTGTTTCGCGTATTGGTGGTCGTGTCCAATCGAAACTTATTCGGGAATTGTCCGATCAGCTAAAGGACATACTAGTACGATTTGGCGAGATTGAAAGATTCATTGCCTTTGGTACTGACCTCAATAGTGATTCGCTTGAGTTGTACAATTTGGGGTTACGCGCCAGGGCATTATTTGATCAGACTTCGGATGATTACTTTACGCCTCTACAGCAGGCACTACTGCTTTACTTTGTAACAAGCAAAAAGGTTTTGGAGTGGGACCATCATCAGATGAGGCCGCTACGTACTCAGTTGCTAAAGTTTATGGTAATGCCACCATATGACAGGATGCTGACACCAAATATGCTACAGACATTTGACAAGAGCGTGACCGATACTTTTGATGAATGTTTTAAAGATTTCATGAAGAACCCCGCAACACCTAAGCCTGCCGAAAAAGCACAGCGCCTTGTGGCTGAGACCGAAACAATCAGTGGTATATTGCGTGAAAACGAGGATATGTTCCATGACAAAAATTGATGGTCTACAACAAGAAATTCGTACGATGAAAGAGCTTGAGGACCTTACAAATATGCTTGAGCAAACTGCAGCCCGTAACATTGCCGTAATGCGCACGGAAATTCTAGAAAGCCGACCGTTTTTTCAAGAATTTTGGCGCATTTATGCAGTAATGAAACAGTTGACGCCGCCACCGCCTGAGGTAATTCATAGACAACTAGTGGTCGCCATCGGTATAGATTGGGGGATGCCAGGTAATTTGCTCCATCGAGTACTGGATGTTGCCGAGCAAACGTTTGAAGAGCACGGTGCGGATCTGATGTTGATTGGTAAAATGACCCATGCGCGGTTCAGGACTAATACCGATCGTACGGTTCATACATTTTCGGCTCCTAAAAAATCATCACTTCGCGATATTGAACCTATCTATGCTCTTATTTCAAAATATGCACACACAACTTTCGTTTATCCACGTTTTGAAAGCCTCTCCAAACAAGTCGTCGAAACTAACTTCATAACAATAGGCGAAACCGCTGAGGAGCATAAAGCGAATGCGCAAAATCGAGCAAAGGACGAAGTGGCGGCGAAGCGTTTTATCATTGAACCGAACCCTCAGGAAATTGCCAATTATATGAACCAGACTGTCGTTGGATTGTCGCTATACCACTATATTGCAGAGTCTATGCTTGCATACAGCGCCGCTCAAATGGTGGCAATGCGAGACTCGTACGATAACGCAAAAAACGAGTCAAAGGCATTGAGGTTAAAGTACCACAAGGCTCGTCGTGCGATGATTGACTCGAAACTGCGTGAATTGTACGGATCTCGTATGTCGGGAGATTTTCAGCTAGACAAGGACGGAGTACATAAGCGATGATTGACTCAAAACCGCTAGAGCTGTATGGTACTCGCATGAAGGGGGAATATGGACAATAACCAAAACGTTGGTGCTGTCGTACGTGCCGTAGGGCCAATTGTTGACGTTGAGTTTGATTCACTCATGCCGCCACTCGGTAGGGCGTTGAAAGTTGAAAAGACTGGCATGATTCTTGAGGTCATTGAGTACATGAATGACCGTGTTGTGAGGTGTATGGCGTTGAGTTCTACAGATACGATCGCGCAGGGCTTGTCTGTAATAGATACGCAGGCGCCTTTAAGTATGCCACTTGGTCCAGAAGTGCTCGGGAGGGTGCTAAATGCTTTCGGACAGCCACTCGATGGTGGTCCGCCATTTAAAGTAGAAGAATACCGTGCTATACAACGCCCGGCTCCAAGCTATGACGAAGTTGATAGTAAACTTGAAATTTATGTTACGGGTATTAAAACGATTGATTTCTTTTCGCCGTTTCCAAAAGGTGGAA encodes the following:
- a CDS encoding F0F1 ATP synthase subunit delta, with the protein product MSTDNKHTHVSPEVRGSIGREIMSVLNACTINMSSEQTLRELQLTVERLTFASENIGEDMSMTDVDTILGGDVSPGTMSFIAWLHKRNAIRLLFGENGRMLLSFCVRYYRNVQQVRCSTPIPLRESFRIKLLTQLRILYPEPINIIFETVPSLVAGCIIDDGHKRVDMSLQSKIPKLVSQYVDATRPVRTAPHES
- a CDS encoding F0F1 ATP synthase subunit gamma; translation: MTKIDGLQQEIRTMKELEDLTNMLEQTAARNIAVMRTEILESRPFFQEFWRIYAVMKQLTPPPPEVIHRQLVVAIGIDWGMPGNLLHRVLDVAEQTFEEHGADLMLIGKMTHARFRTNTDRTVHTFSAPKKSSLRDIEPIYALISKYAHTTFVYPRFESLSKQVVETNFITIGETAEEHKANAQNRAKDEVAAKRFIIEPNPQEIANYMNQTVVGLSLYHYIAESMLAYSAAQMVAMRDSYDNAKNESKALRLKYHKARRAMIDSKLRELYGSRMSGDFQLDKDGVHKR
- a CDS encoding F0F1 ATP synthase subunit alpha; this translates as MNPSVGRVESVRSETCVVSGLNGVGLSNVVTFSSGATGIVLGFEHQTAQVVMLEAYEKVKKGDLVRIISQYPVITVGQKLLGRVIDPLGRPLDGHGDIDTLGAVVLPVEIPARPIFQRAIVDKPLQTGYTLVDSQIPIGLGQRELLVGESKSGQVDVAIDIICNQARLKTDLICVYVAIDAEVAVTKRNVERLEQTGALKQTVVLFGRTASAASLNYITPMVGMSIAEWFMTQGKNVLIVFDDMSRHAKVYRQLSLLLNRPASREAYPGDIFYLHSRLLERCGAFNEHAGGGTITALPIVETSTEEVTDYITTNLMSITDGHVLFRRALANKGLRPPIDSGFSVSRIGGRVQSKLIRELSDQLKDILVRFGEIERFIAFGTDLNSDSLELYNLGLRARALFDQTSDDYFTPLQQALLLYFVTSKKVLEWDHHQMRPLRTQLLKFMVMPPYDRMLTPNMLQTFDKSVTDTFDECFKDFMKNPATPKPAEKAQRLVAETETISGILRENEDMFHDKN